GTTTCGCCTTGTGGAGGAGATATATGCAAAGCTGGCGGAATCACAATTGGCGGGGGTCGCCTTTCCGTACTCTTCAATCTAATATTTTCTCGCGGACCTCCTGTTGCAGGAGGTGGTGGCGGGGGGCGCCTTCCAGGCTCGAACGGACCAGTCAAGATCCGTTGGTGGTTCTCCATCGCGAAACGAGCACGGATCTATAAAGAAATTTCACGACTAGATGCAGTtatcttcttgataaaCCACaagaaaagggaaagatAAGAGAGGGGTTGGTACTGGTACCTTGGACGTTTCCAGCTCTACTTGTTTAGCGAACCTTCGCGTATGTATCGGGAtgatttatttttgaacaagaaaaagactGTAAAAAGTCATCGTCTGGAAAATATTGGAATAAGAGAGAGGCCCAAGTGAGTTTAATTATAGATTGATGTTGCTGAGGACTTGTTAAATCTGAGCGGCAGTTCCCAGCAATGGTCAGCTATGTATATTGGCCTGAACACCTGTACTCGAGGCCTGATGAGGACGGCGCAATTGCAATCGGGATCTCATTGGAGGGCTCGGATATAATGGTGCTTGACACTGTGCCTCGAAACGGGGCGCAGACTGCGCTGGAACATCCATATTGTGAAGCTGCAGTGAGTGAAGCTGGGGGCACAGAGTGGCAGTTTGGTGAAAAGGACGTTGCTATTACTCGATTTGATGCTCCACGACTCGACTTAATGCAGTTTTTTGCTCTAGAGCCCATATCGCTAACGTTGCCCGAAAAGCAAAACCATACATCCGATGTTGGAAACATGCGGAAGCTTTATGAATATAGTCGCTACTTCCACACGGACTCCAAATTGAGACAGTCAGTTAGCTTGATCAATCTGTATTACTCACACCTCTCTGCATTCCATACTAAATACCCACAGCTTACAACGGCTGAGCAACAATATCGCCCTTGGCGATCCATATTTGCGTGGTACAAACAAACAACGTTCAATAGATTAATATGTTGGACATTCCTACATATTATAGTCATGCTCTGTACTGTCGCATATTCAGTCTCTGCGGTACTGAATTGGCGGTACCTCCCCCTAGCGAACGTTTCCGCTACTGCAAGACAGATCGATTTGCGCTGCAGACAACTGTGCTATTTCCCAGTGCAATACCTAATGATTAATAAGAATAAGCTAgtgaggaaaaaaatgaggCGGTTCTCTAACCATGCCCAGCCAGCAAAGGGTGCAACAAGGGACTTTCCTTGCAAGTTTTATCCGGACTACATTCGATTTTACAATACCATATGGCTGATGATAAATGATTTATCGTTTGGTCTGATAATTGGATCAGTCATAAGTGATAAAAGTGGAGCTTTGTGTCCCCTGATCAATAGGGCAGTCACGTATTGTCTTAACGATTTGTTAAAGTCAGTGACCACAAGATTGGCAAACAACCCGTTTGGGATCAAGCTTAATGACGAACTGACGAGATTTTTAAGCGATCTGTTTTTATGGATCATTGAATTTGCCAATTTTTACGTCATTACCCCATTCACCAGTGAGCAGAGCTTGTCGAAACTTTTAAAAGTTGTCAGTAAAACAATGATACTCATTGGCGCCTCCTTTGGGTTTTCTTTGCTAGCGGATTTTTTCACGCTAATAAGCCTACACATTTACTGCTTTTAccacatcatcaacaagCTGTATTCTTGGCAGTTGAATGCTATGATGAGTCTGTTTTACTTATTCCGTGGGAAGAAACGGAATAAGTTACGGCACAGAGTCGATTTCCATTCGTTCGATCTTGACCAGCTACTAATGGGGATGTTGATATTTGTGCCCCTCGTATACTTAACCCCGACAGTGTTGGCTTTCTATATTAGTTACACTGTGCTGAGGTTGTTCGCCATCTATTTTGAAATCGGCCTGAACTACGTAATTGCGCTGATAAACCATTTCCCTTTGTTTGCGCTTCTACTTCGGATAAAGGACCCTAAAAGATTACCTGGCGGGGTATCTCTCACCACTGCAGACCAGGGGAACTCTTTCAAACTAAAGAATAACCCATTGCAATTTGGAATGATGTTTAGCCTCTATACCGTTTTATTGGGCCAGATAGGTGAACAGTACTGCTCTCTCGgcactttgaaaaaaattttgggCGGTCGACCCATCTCGCTAAATCGGAACAGGCTATATTGCGTACTGTACTCCTCGTTACCCGTGGAACCAATGATGATTCATTGCATTTATGAGGAGCTGCTTGAAACTCTCCCTAATGAGCACGCGAAGCACGAGGCCGAGACGTAAAATGATACCGATAATGTTAAGTATTTACATGCATGAATATAAGATACATATGGCACACAGGTTAGTGTACCAAAAGATCatttcttccccttcttccCCTTGGATGCAGTATCcgttttcttcattttcttggGGGCGCCCTTCCCACGACGTTTCAAACCTTCCACTTTCATCAACCGGTACTGTTCATCAGGGTCAATGAACTCTGTTCCAGGGAACAGCGACTTCAAGTTTCTGAACTTGATGAAGTCTGGGTTCCCGTAGTAATTGGCGACGGATGGTCCCTTCAGCCTCTGCGACAATATCTTCGATCCGGTCCTTACTCTCCCCGGGTTGAAATTTTGGTCAAATATCTTTGCAGACAGCTCGTAAAGCTTCGCGAGCCTCTGCCTGGGCACACTCATAATTGGTCACGGCTGGGGGTTCTCTCACggatcttcaagttttgcAGTTATTGCTGCGGCTTAACTTGCACCATTTTCTtatttgatatttttttccctcttctgcacttttgaagataatGAGAGGGACATGGTACAGGGTTTTATGTCGCTGGTGCTCTCCTGTTACTTTTTGTAACGAACCGTCGTTATCACGGCGAGGTATACGAAGAAGCATGTAACGTTTTTTAGTTTAATGATTTCTTATTAATATTTTACTtagatgatgatgatatttatatatatataaacctGTGAGTGTTGATTTGAGTTGTTTACCATTCAGCAGCATCAGTGTTCTCTTCAGCCCATTCAGAAGCACCGGCTTGTTCTTCAGTGACTTCCTCCTTGGACTCTTCCTCAGCACCTTCGACAGCCTCTTCAGCAACCTGCTGTTCGACTTCTTCTGGGTTTCTGTAGAAGTATAAATCTGGCATGATGGACCATGGCTGAGTTCTGTCGACCAAAGTACCTCTTAGTCTTAGAACTTCTCTGGCCAACAAGTACCAGATCAAACCGATGGAGTGCTTACCTCTGTTGTTACATGGGATGGCAACGTCAACGTATTCGGATGGGGAGTCTAGATCGGTCAAAGCGATGACTGGAATGTTAACGTAGGAAGCTTCCTTGACGGCCTGGGCATCGGATCTTGGGTCGGTGACAATAACAATTCTTGGTTCCTTGAAAGAACGGGTGATGTAGTTAGTGAAGGAACCTGGAGTGAATCTACCGGCAATGGCGGTGGCACCAGTGTGGGCAGCGTACTTTAGGACGGCTCTTTGACCGTATGTTCTGGAGGAGATGGCAACGACATCGTCAGCGTTTGGAATGGCAGCGATAATTCTGGCGGCCAAGACAATCTTTTCCCAAGTCTTACCGACGTTGATGACGTGGACACCATCTGGTCTGGCGTTAAAAACGTATGGTTCTTGGTGGACCTGTAAGAAAAATTTATATTGATCAATCAATTAGACacgaaaagaaaagcatGTAAAAACGATTGCGAAAACAGTTGTTAGTAAAATGTCATTCCTGATTGCTGTGGGCATGTTCACAAAACCATCTCTCTCCCGGGAAAATTCACTTCTTCAGTTCCTGCACTGAGCATGAGGGAGAGACATTAACATGCACAAAAAATTTACTCGGATCTTTTAACATACCTGAACGTTTCTGGCACCCAAGTGGGCGTTGGCAGCCAACAACAATTGGGCGTCTTCTGGAGTCAAATCAAAAGTACTTGGAAGGGACATGTTGCGTTTTGTTTGATTACTCTATCTTCCAGATTGATAatcacaaaaaaaaatggatcCACGCTAACGCAACACAACTACTGAATGCAATAAAACAGCTGTATACAACCCAAACTATCGTTAACCGTGCACTGAATAATCCCCCCAGTAACGAAAAGTGACAAACATCGCAAAACAGAATCGCCATCTCTGTTTGCGTCCCCTCCGGCATCACGGGAGGGGATCTGtatctttttctttcctttctGCCTAGCTTCCAAAGGGACATCTAAGTCTGGGACGTGCTCTTTTCCGCCTAACTCTTGAATATTTGAGCCTACAGGCTCCCCCAGGACCTCTTTTCCAGTGCCGACAGCTGAAAAATCATTGCCCAAAACGGGATTTTTGTGGTTCAAAaaagcgaaaaaaaaggtgtaggtaaaaaataaaaaatggTGTACCGATGTAATATGAGGTGCACGGGTGTAAAATATtgtctttttctttgtgttAACCAAGCCTGTTTGAACGATCAAGTCTTTACGGTGGTAGTCATGGTGGCTTATACGCTGCGGTTTTTAACGAGAGAGATAAGGCGCTGAGCGCAGCTTCACAAGCAGCAGTTTACATGGCGGCAAATGTGATACTTCCGGGTTTCTTGCTAGGTTGGTGGTCGAAAGAGCCTCCTTTGAATTGTAGTATATAACTAAGGTACACACTCGTAACTTGGCCGGTGGTTGTTCCTGGGTACCTTCCCATCTTGCTTTTGTGTGTATCCAGTAGAACCGTAAATATCCAACAAGATGAGTAGAATGATGTTTTACCGGTACGAGCCCAACCTTGGTGCAGCAATTGCGTTTGTCGTACTTTTCGCATGTATCACGAGTTCATTAACCGTGCTAACCGTTAGGGAAGCCAAGCGTGGTGGGAAAAGGCTCCAACAATGGTACGATAACGATGAGGTTGCTCACCAGGGGTAAGGCACTACACCAAACGGCAATTGTTTCTCGTACACATTCCTTTGCTCTTTGGAGGGTGGGTCGAAATGGGCGGTTATTTGGGTAGAAGCGTGTCTGCGTCAAAGGATGGGGATTTGGGATCCTTCATCGCGCAAGGGGTTATGTTGCTGATCTCCCCTACGATGTTTGGTGTCACGATCTATATGTTATACGGTAGATTGGCACATTTGTTGTTTGCTGAAaggtttcttttcttcccTGCTCGGTGGCGTACACTCATCTTTCTAATGAGCGATGCGACGAGTAGAATCCTACAAGGTGTTGGTGCCGGTCTCATGTCTCAGGCCAGTTCTCTCAATGTCGGGTCCGATCTTGTCATTGTTGGGCTTTTCGTGCAAATTGCCTTCTTCGGGTTATTGATGATCAACCAGTGCTTCTTGCTCTCCAAGTTGCGCAAGGGTGACAATAGGTTCCCAGTCCGGAACAGAAGATGGGAAGTGCTCCTGTTAGTTCTTTTCACGTGCAGCTTCCTTATTCAATTGAGATTCATCGTCAGAGTCGCCGGATTTCTACAAGGTGTCTCTGGTGTCATTGAGAGTCACGAATGGTTTCTGTACGTTTTCGATTCTACACCCATGTTTCTGTTGGCCGCTTGCTTCCTATTAGTAAGGAACCAATATAGCATTTTCAAAGTGCAAGAGGATTCCATCGCAACACAGCTTGAATTTCATTCAGATAACCCGCAATCCGAACAGttcgatgatgaaaagatTGCGGTCTAAACACCTATTTTAAGCTGCTATAAATAGGATACAAAGCAACACTTTGGAAACCTGCTCCGTCCACCAACGAGTGTTCTCTCATTATTTTGACAACACAAATAATACATACAAAcataataaaaataaacatTTGAATATTAATAGTGTTGGAAACTACGGTAAATGCTATTTTTGTGAGAAGTACATATTATTCAGTTCCCTTTTAGAGAAACCGATACAGTATTCACGTCAAGCAAGCCTATAGAAGGACCATATCCCGACGTAAACCATGAAACAGTAGCCTCTTACAACGATACAAACAAGAGCAAAGAACCAGCCTTGCATGTGGCGCAGAGCATACTGTTCAAACCCGCTAAGCCCTTAAGAAACGCTGCGTTCAATTGAATGGACTTTTGCCCGTACGCCCCGAAACAAGCCTTACCGCAGCATCAAACAATCAAGACGAGAAGAAAAGCCACAGGTTGTCGCTAGGCCTACAACAGGGCCCTTCTGCCCTGCCGTATAGGGTCCACAACAACTGCGCCACGTCGCGCTGCCTTCGAGAAGGACCCCGATTAGGCAGTTGCGCACTCGTTACCTTCCTGCGGCGAAGCGCAGAGTTTTCTCTAATTTCCCTTTTCGTCAGATCTGTCACGACTCTAATCTTATATAAGAACGCGATGAACCCATGCGGCTCTTGCACTCAGCTGTCGTTCCCCTCTGTTGTTGAGTGGGTCTCACGTGGTACAACCAACAGGACCGGGAGATTCTGAAGAGAAAATGGGTGACTACGATTTCTACTCTTATAATTCCAACAAAGGTGCGGCAGTTGCGTTTGTCGTGCTCTTCGCGCTCTTATCATTTGCGCTCATCGCAGCCGTCATCGTGTATTCCCGCCGAAGTAAAGCTGTATGCGATGTGTGGGACAGTAGCTCGCGTGGCAACTATGAACAGGTCAGGAAATACCCTATCGGGAAGCTTGTGGGTGCATACATTCCGCTACTTGTCGGTGGGTTAGTAGAATTGGCTGGATACATAGGCAGGGCTGCGTCCGCTTGGAACCAGGATAAGATGGGCCCATACATTGTACAAACGGTGCTGTTGCTCATTGCACCCACGCTTTACGCGGCGACCATTTACATGTTGTTTGGACGGCTTGCTCATCTGCTGTTTGCAGAAAAGATCATGATTATGCCCGCCCGTTGGAACACTCTGATTTTTGTCCTTGGTGATGTTGCCAGTTTGCTGATGCAGGCTGCAGGTGGTGGTATGATGGCCGGGGAAGACTCGCGCAAGGCTGGGTCGGATATCGTCACAGTTGGTCTGTTTGTGCAGATTGCGTTCTTCGGGCTTTTTATCATAAACGAATTCATCTTTTacttcaaagtgtacaAGATCGAAAGTGATATCCCAAGGAGAACCAATACTTGGAGAGCTTTGAACTTGACTTTGCTCGTAAACAGTTTCCTGATTCTGATCAGGTCGATAGTCAGAGCAATCGAGTTTATCGAGGGGTATTCTGGATACATTGAGGGCCACGAGTGGTTCCTATACGTGTTTGACGCGTTACAAATGTTCCTTCTGCTCGTGTCGTTCTTAATCACCATGCCACTCAATAATATATTCAAGATACAAGAGGAATCTGTCGTTGCACAATTGCATCTGGCGAACACCCGCGCTGGCGTAGTCgtcaaggaggaggacAGTGATGATATTTTCGATGATGGGAACGAGTTGAAACCAGAAGTATAAAATCATCTAGCGGAATGCCCTCATGTAGAGTTTACGTCTCTATCAAGTCATTTTTTACAAGTTAccatatatatagaaaAAGGATAACAGGCTACCTTTTGTCTTCCACTCCGAATTCTTTCTTAACGCGGTCCCATACCGGTTGAAATTCGTTCCTTAAGGATACGGGACTGGATATGCAGCAGTTCAGACCACCGTGCTTCGTGGAGATCGCCGCGACGGTGAAAATGTCGGATATCCCTTGCGGTTCGTCAAAGAATGCATCTTGAACTTGGAACTCGACACCTTGTTCACCGTCGTCACCGGGGAACTTTTGGAACCCAAGGTTGGTTACTTCAAATGTGCCCGCTGGCCATCTTTCCTCTAGTTTTTTGGCAAGGAACTTCTGTATGGAAACAACATCTAGTAACTTCACCTCGTTGATTGTGTCGTCAATGTCATCCTGCGACTTCTGCACTACGGTCGTTTGTGCCTCTCTTGCCATTCTCCAGATGTCTTGCCCAGGTTGTGCTTGGTAAGTGTGCGATATCCCACCGACGAAGTTCCCCAAAAGACATTCTTGTTCAGTGACCCCCACAGTCTCCTTGCACTTGTTTCTCGTGTTCATCGGAATATCCACTCTTATGTTGCCCTCCGCTTGGTAGGACAATGCGAGGGCAAAGACGGAGACCAGATAAGAAGTCAACGACACTTGGTGTTCTTTGCATCTTGTTATTAGTTTGGCCATTGGTTCCCCCTTGATATTCAGTACCCACCTGTCGTTATCGTTGTAAATCTTGTATTCTTCAGGCTTGTTCCTTTGCAGTAGATTGTCTTGCAGCGTGTACTGTGAGAAATGGACCAACTGTTCATTGACTCCCGTAACTGTGCGCGGCGCGTAGTAAAAGATCCAGGGCACTAGTGCCCGTTTCAACCTCCAAGACCAGCCCACGGGCCAGGAATCATAGGGGTGTGGCCTCTGCCCGAGTTGATCGGCTTCGTTCGATGGTTCGTAAAGAACATCGCTAGTCGACTCGGGACCCAAGTTCTCCAGCAGACACCGCCAGAGGTTAACCGTAGACATCCCGTCGAAGAGCACATGGTCCACGAGTAAGACGAATGTGCTGCTCTTGGGCATCGCGAGGATCCGCCACAACGGTTTCTCGACTGTGTACTGGAAGTTgtactctttgaagatctcgTTGGCCAACTGTGCGTCCCACTGCCCCCACTGCTTCACCTCGACGAAATCATCGTATCGTAGCGGCACAGTAATGTTAGCGAACGTGGGGGTCCCCTGCTCCAGTTCGACTACTGTCGTTGTCAATTGCGGGAACTTCACGAGA
This DNA window, taken from Huiozyma naganishii CBS 8797 chromosome 7, complete genome, encodes the following:
- the GPI1 gene encoding phosphatidylinositol N-acetylglucosaminyltransferase (similar to Saccharomyces cerevisiae GPI1 (YGR216C); ancestral locus Anc_5.114) is translated as MVSYVYWPEHLYSRPDEDGAIAIGISLEGSDIMVLDTVPRNGAQTALEHPYCEAAVSEAGGTEWQFGEKDVAITRFDAPRLDLMQFFALEPISLTLPEKQNHTSDVGNMRKLYEYSRYFHTDSKLRQSVSLINLYYSHLSAFHTKYPQLTTAEQQYRPWRSIFAWYKQTTFNRLICWTFLHIIVMLCTVAYSVSAVLNWRYLPLANVSATARQIDLRCRQLCYFPVQYLMINKNKLVRKKMRRFSNHAQPAKGATRDFPCKFYPDYIRFYNTIWLMINDLSFGLIIGSVISDKSGALCPLINRAVTYCLNDLLKSVTTRLANNPFGIKLNDELTRFLSDLFLWIIEFANFYVITPFTSEQSLSKLLKVVSKTMILIGASFGFSLLADFFTLISLHIYCFYHIINKLYSWQLNAMMSLFYLFRGKKRNKLRHRVDFHSFDLDQLLMGMLIFVPLVYLTPTVLAFYISYTVLRLFAIYFEIGLNYVIALINHFPLFALLLRIKDPKRLPGGVSLTTADQGNSFKLKNNPLQFGMMFSLYTVLLGQIGEQYCSLGTLKKILGGRPISLNRNRLYCVLYSSLPVEPMMIHCIYEELLETLPNEHAKHEAET
- the RSM27 gene encoding mitochondrial 37S ribosomal protein mS33 (similar to Saccharomyces cerevisiae RSM27 (YGR215W); ancestral locus Anc_5.115); the encoded protein is MSVPRQRLAKLYELSAKIFDQNFNPGRVRTGSKILSQRLKGPSVANYYGNPDFIKFRNLKSLFPGTEFIDPDEQYRLMKVEGLKRRGKGAPKKMKKTDTASKGKKGKK
- the RPS0A gene encoding 40S ribosomal protein uS2 (similar to Saccharomyces cerevisiae RPS0A (YGR214W) and RPS0B (YLR048W); ancestral locus Anc_5.116) translates to MSLPSTFDLTPEDAQLLLAANAHLGARNVQVHQEPYVFNARPDGVHVINVGKTWEKIVLAARIIAAIPNADDVVAISSRTYGQRAVLKYAAHTGATAIAGRFTPGSFTNYITRSFKEPRIVIVTDPRSDAQAVKEASYVNIPVIALTDLDSPSEYVDVAIPCNNRGKHSIGLIWYLLAREVLRLRGTLVDRTQPWSIMPDLYFYRNPEEVEQQVAEEAVEGAEEESKEEVTEEQAGASEWAEENTDAAEW
- the KNAG0G00680 gene encoding RTA1 domain-containing protein; protein product: MGGYLGRSVSASKDGDLGSFIAQGVMLLISPTMFGVTIYMLYGRLAHLLFAERFLFFPARWRTLIFLMSDATSRILQGVGAGLMSQASSLNVGSDLVIVGLFVQIAFFGLLMINQCFLLSKLRKGDNRFPVRNRRWEVLLLVLFTCSFLIQLRFIVRVAGFLQGVSGVIESHEWFLYVFDSTPMFLLAACFLLVRNQYSIFKVQEDSIATQLEFHSDNPQSEQFDDEKIAV
- the KNAG0G00690 gene encoding RTA1 domain-containing protein (similar to Saccharomyces cerevisiae RTA1 (YGR213C) and YLR046C; ancestral locus Anc_5.118), with translation MGDYDFYSYNSNKGAAVAFVVLFALLSFALIAAVIVYSRRSKAVCDVWDSSSRGNYEQVRKYPIGKLVGAYIPLLVGGLVELAGYIGRAASAWNQDKMGPYIVQTVLLLIAPTLYAATIYMLFGRLAHLLFAEKIMIMPARWNTLIFVLGDVASLLMQAAGGGMMAGEDSRKAGSDIVTVGLFVQIAFFGLFIINEFIFYFKVYKIESDIPRRTNTWRALNLTLLVNSFLILIRSIVRAIEFIEGYSGYIEGHEWFLYVFDALQMFLLLVSFLITMPLNNIFKIQEESVVAQLHLANTRAGVVVKEEDSDDIFDDGNELKPEV
- the SLI1 gene encoding N-acetyltransferase (similar to Saccharomyces cerevisiae SLI1 (YGR212W); ancestral locus Anc_5.119) — translated: MGRQLSSLEQFFYYRSKWGLHSCFLLGVTLDRTPSQAQFAHAIHECLVKFPQLTTTVVELEQGTPTFANITVPLRYDDFVEVKQWGQWDAQLANEIFKEYNFQYTVEKPLWRILAMPKSSTFVLLVDHVLFDGMSTVNLWRCLLENLGPESTSDVLYEPSNEADQLGQRPHPYDSWPVGWSWRLKRALVPWIFYYAPRTVTGVNEQLVHFSQYTLQDNLLQRNKPEEYKIYNDNDRWVLNIKGEPMAKLITRCKEHQVSLTSYLVSVFALALSYQAEGNIRVDIPMNTRNKCKETVGVTEQECLLGNFVGGISHTYQAQPGQDIWRMAREAQTTVVQKSQDDIDDTINEVKLLDVVSIQKFLAKKLEERWPAGTFEVTNLGFQKFPGDDGEQGVEFQVQDAFFDEPQGISDIFTVAAISTKHGGLNCCISSPVSLRNEFQPVWDRVKKEFGVEDKR